From one Gemella morbillorum genomic stretch:
- a CDS encoding cyclically-permuted mutarotase family protein — translation MSTKLTWKNIATVAPQKGYDKNLGTAGLVKGVLGSYLIFGGGANFEDGILPVDGGLKINHKDVYLYKEVNGNLSLVDQIQYDYPLAYGPSAVADNKLYYIATKEENLSEILVFTVVDDKLVVNVFGTLPFTVENTIAEVDNNVLYFGIGSINGKNTNELYSYNLCTKDFDVIGEFPGKLRSQTISCIYNNELYIYGGGADITFNDGYKFNLTNKTWEKLADVIIDNEEISLLGADWAPLNENEMLVIGGFDKDVWKEAVFNLSTLIGKEKDKYRNDYFRRPVKDFNWNKKELVYNLKENTWYKLDEIPFEAPCGHALLATKDYIYSIMGEIKPAERLPFIHQTKK, via the coding sequence ATGAGTACAAAATTAACGTGGAAAAATATAGCAACTGTCGCACCTCAAAAAGGTTATGATAAAAACTTAGGTACAGCCGGTCTTGTTAAAGGTGTTTTAGGTTCATACCTTATCTTCGGTGGTGGTGCAAATTTTGAAGATGGTATTTTACCTGTTGATGGAGGTTTAAAAATCAATCACAAAGACGTTTATCTATATAAAGAGGTAAATGGCAATTTATCGCTAGTAGATCAAATTCAATATGATTATCCTCTTGCTTACGGTCCTTCTGCTGTTGCTGATAATAAACTTTATTATATTGCTACAAAAGAAGAAAATTTATCTGAAATTTTAGTATTCACTGTAGTTGATGACAAACTTGTTGTTAATGTATTTGGTACATTACCGTTTACCGTAGAAAATACTATTGCCGAGGTAGATAACAACGTCCTTTACTTTGGTATTGGCTCTATTAATGGAAAAAATACTAATGAACTTTATTCATATAACCTATGCACTAAAGATTTCGATGTTATTGGTGAATTTCCTGGGAAATTACGCTCACAAACTATTAGTTGTATTTACAATAACGAATTATATATTTATGGCGGTGGCGCAGATATAACTTTCAATGACGGTTATAAGTTTAATTTAACAAATAAAACTTGGGAAAAACTTGCTGATGTCATTATCGATAATGAAGAAATTTCTCTACTAGGGGCAGATTGGGCACCTCTTAATGAAAATGAAATGCTAGTTATCGGCGGTTTTGACAAAGATGTTTGGAAAGAAGCAGTATTTAATCTTAGTACTTTAATAGGTAAAGAAAAAGATAAATACCGTAATGATTACTTCCGTCGCCCTGTTAAAGATTTCAACTGGAACAAAAAAGAATTGGTTTATAATCTAAAAGAAAATACTTGGTATAAACTAGATGAAATACCTTTTGAAGCTCCTTGTGGTCATGCGTTACTAGCCACAAAAGATTATATATACTCTATAATGGGAGAAATAAAACCAGCGGAACGCCTACCTTTTATCCATCAAACAAAAAAATAA
- the nagB gene encoding glucosamine-6-phosphate deaminase, protein MKYLIFDTKKEASVESYKILKSLIDENSTLGLATGSTPTDLYAEMIADYKAGNFSYKNIKSYNLDEYVGISYDHPESYHKFMDTNLFDHIDINKENTHVPDASAADLKLAVKTYQEELNNAQIDVQILGIGGNGHIGFNEPGTPFDAGVHVVDLKEETIKANSRFFDGDINLVPKQAMTMGINDIMRAKHIILLAFGKEKREAIRSLVEGEEITENIPCTILKNHPSVYVLVDKEADFK, encoded by the coding sequence ATGAAATATTTAATTTTTGATACTAAAAAAGAAGCTTCAGTTGAAAGTTATAAAATTTTAAAAAGTTTAATTGATGAAAACTCTACATTAGGTTTAGCAACAGGTTCTACTCCTACTGATCTTTACGCAGAAATGATTGCTGATTACAAAGCAGGTAACTTCAGCTATAAAAATATCAAATCTTATAATCTTGACGAATATGTTGGTATTAGCTATGATCATCCAGAAAGTTATCACAAATTTATGGATACAAACCTATTCGATCATATTGATATTAACAAAGAAAATACTCATGTTCCAGATGCCTCTGCTGCTGATTTAAAACTAGCTGTTAAAACATACCAAGAAGAACTTAATAATGCTCAAATTGACGTTCAAATTCTTGGTATTGGTGGAAATGGTCATATTGGCTTTAACGAGCCAGGAACACCGTTTGATGCGGGAGTTCATGTTGTAGATTTAAAAGAAGAAACAATAAAAGCTAACTCTAGATTTTTCGATGGAGATATAAATCTTGTTCCAAAACAAGCTATGACAATGGGAATAAATGATATTATGCGTGCTAAACATATTATTTTATTAGCTTTTGGTAAAGAAAAACGCGAAGCTATTAGAAGTTTAGTAGAAGGAGAAGAAATAACTGAAAATATTCCTTGTACAATTCTTAAAAATCACCCAAGTGTTTATGTTTTAGTTGATAAAGAAGCTGATTTTAAATAA
- the nagA gene encoding N-acetylglucosamine-6-phosphate deacetylase produces the protein MLIRSKKVWSSSQFLPLTIEVEDNKIVAIYDYNHFDKVDYDFGDERILPGFIDVHTHGAYGYDTNDVDEEGLRNWTKNVVSEGVTSFLPTTITQTEEVLLKAVANVAKVYDEDYEGAEILGIHFEGPYLDEEKRGAQPLSCIQTPSVEQFKKFQKASNNLIKLITIACEKDADYELTKYLVSQGIRVSLGHSACNYKESYLAFANGATSQTHVYNGMVGFHHRDGGQVGFALRARDAYGEVICDGIHSTTDALNTYFTAKGRDHAIMITDSLCAKGCGRGSYIFGGENMEIYEDGSAHRDDGRLAGSTLRVIDGLRVLIEDALVPVDAAINSCTKNPAEMLGFADRKGRIKVGYDADLVVISRDYEVLYTFARGKEVYKK, from the coding sequence ATGCTTATTAGAAGTAAAAAAGTTTGGTCTAGTAGCCAATTTCTTCCTCTTACTATTGAAGTCGAAGATAATAAAATTGTTGCCATTTATGATTACAATCATTTCGATAAAGTTGATTACGATTTTGGTGATGAACGCATCCTTCCTGGTTTTATCGATGTTCATACTCATGGTGCTTATGGTTATGATACTAACGATGTTGATGAAGAAGGACTTCGTAATTGGACTAAAAATGTTGTTTCTGAAGGTGTAACTTCATTTTTACCAACAACTATTACTCAAACAGAAGAAGTTTTACTAAAAGCTGTTGCTAATGTTGCAAAAGTTTATGATGAAGATTACGAAGGAGCAGAAATTCTTGGTATTCACTTTGAAGGACCTTATTTAGATGAAGAAAAACGTGGTGCTCAACCTTTGAGTTGTATCCAAACACCAAGCGTTGAACAATTTAAAAAATTTCAAAAAGCTAGTAATAATCTTATTAAACTTATTACTATCGCTTGTGAAAAAGATGCTGACTACGAACTTACTAAATACTTGGTAAGTCAAGGTATTCGTGTAAGTCTTGGTCATTCTGCATGTAACTACAAAGAAAGTTATTTAGCTTTTGCTAATGGTGCAACATCCCAAACTCATGTTTATAATGGTATGGTTGGTTTCCATCATCGTGATGGTGGTCAAGTAGGTTTTGCTCTTCGCGCGCGTGATGCTTATGGTGAAGTTATCTGTGATGGTATTCACTCTACTACCGATGCTTTAAATACTTATTTCACAGCAAAAGGGCGCGACCATGCAATTATGATTACCGATTCACTTTGTGCAAAAGGTTGTGGTCGTGGTTCTTACATCTTTGGTGGGGAAAATATGGAAATCTACGAAGATGGTAGTGCTCATCGTGACGATGGTCGTTTAGCTGGTTCTACACTACGTGTTATCGATGGTTTACGTGTCTTAATCGAAGATGCTCTAGTTCCTGTCGATGCTGCTATTAACTCTTGTACAAAAAATCCAGCAGAAATGTTAGGGTTTGCTGACCGCAAAGGTCGTATTAAAGTAGGTTACGATGCTGACCTTGTTGTTATTAGTCGTGACTATGAAGTATTATACACATTTGCACGTGGTAAAGAGGTTTATAAAAAATAA
- a CDS encoding YebC/PmpR family DNA-binding transcriptional regulator — MGRKWNNIKEKKAAKDANTSKIYAKFGREIYQAAKSGEPDPESNRNLKVVLERAKTYRVPKNIIDRAIEKAKGGSEENYDELRYEGFGVSGTMVIIDTLTNNVNRTAAEVRTALGKNGGNLGVTGSVNYMFDNTAVIGVEGKSADELLEILMEADIDARDVVEEDELALVYGDPEHFHEIQEALKAAGIEEFEVAEISMIPQNEVTLSEEDKVKFERMLEMLDDCEDVQQVYHNVNLD, encoded by the coding sequence ATGGGTCGTAAATGGAATAATATTAAAGAAAAAAAAGCGGCAAAAGACGCTAACACTAGTAAAATTTATGCAAAATTTGGACGTGAAATTTATCAAGCGGCAAAAAGTGGAGAACCAGATCCAGAAAGTAATAGAAATCTAAAAGTAGTTTTAGAACGTGCGAAAACATATCGTGTTCCTAAAAACATAATAGACCGTGCTATTGAAAAAGCAAAAGGTGGAAGTGAAGAAAATTATGACGAATTACGTTATGAAGGATTTGGAGTAAGTGGAACAATGGTAATCATCGATACACTTACTAATAATGTTAACCGTACAGCAGCAGAAGTACGTACGGCTCTTGGTAAAAATGGAGGAAACTTGGGAGTTACAGGTTCTGTTAACTATATGTTTGATAATACTGCTGTAATTGGTGTAGAAGGAAAGAGTGCAGATGAACTGTTAGAAATTCTTATGGAAGCAGATATTGATGCGAGAGATGTTGTCGAAGAAGACGAACTTGCGCTTGTATATGGAGATCCAGAACACTTCCACGAAATTCAAGAAGCATTAAAAGCAGCTGGTATTGAAGAATTTGAAGTTGCAGAAATTTCTATGATTCCACAAAATGAAGTAACATTAAGTGAAGAAGATAAAGTAAAATTTGAAAGAATGTTAGAAATGCTTGATGACTGTGAAGATGTTCAACAAGTATATCATAACGTAAACTTAGATTAA
- a CDS encoding RDD family protein, with product MVKKIKKSRSYSYNDRTIKPNVKGKGIPTPEDNEEILDFEGKDASYVKRILAYAIDLAIYIPIALVFQRMTIILRSAGGSENERNALYMTISMIIFAVLLFGYLPNKWKGQTIGKKLLKIRLVPTDRKRIDISKYLVREFLVKVTLCWIVTPIVAAYGLYKIYVAKENNPILIHDKLANTRVVEIQEVK from the coding sequence ATGGTAAAAAAAATAAAGAAGAGTAGATCATATAGCTACAACGATAGAACAATAAAACCAAATGTAAAAGGAAAAGGAATTCCAACGCCAGAAGATAATGAAGAAATTTTGGATTTTGAAGGAAAAGATGCTTCTTATGTAAAAAGAATACTTGCTTATGCGATAGATTTAGCGATTTATATCCCAATAGCACTTGTTTTTCAACGCATGACAATAATTTTACGTTCTGCGGGAGGATCAGAAAACGAGCGTAATGCATTATATATGACTATTTCTATGATTATTTTTGCAGTTTTATTATTTGGTTATTTGCCGAATAAATGGAAAGGGCAAACTATTGGTAAAAAATTATTGAAGATAAGATTAGTACCAACAGATAGAAAGAGAATTGATATTTCTAAATATTTAGTAAGAGAATTTTTAGTAAAAGTAACATTATGTTGGATAGTAACACCGATAGTAGCAGCTTATGGGTTATATAAAATATATGTAGCTAAAGAAAATAATCCAATATTAATTCACGATAAATTGGCAAATACAAGAGTGGTAGAAATACAGGAAGTAAAATAA